The DNA region CTCCCAAAGGGCACTCCGTCAGTCTTCGCCGCGGCCCGCATTGACCGACGTTGCTTGATCGCAAGCCGATCGGTGGCATCCTTCCTCCCGCGTCCGCATCAGGAAAAGAGAGATAAGCTACTAGGTGCGGGCGCCTTACAGAAGCCTCCATCACTCTTCTCATACGTTGCGACGCCCATAGTGTTTCAAAGCAACTTCGAGCGATCAATTAAGGAAAAAGAGCCCGCGCAACTTCAGAAGTGGCTCGACGATCGAAAGGCTAAGCGCTGCCGAATTTTTGGCAGGTCGTTAGCTCAGCAGCCAGCAAGCGAATCTGCTAGAGTGCGAGTTCGAGGTAAAGCCATGAGTGACGAGAATCAGCATTGGGTTCCCAAACTTCTCTTAAAGAATTTCGCCGACGAAGACGGTCGCGTCTATTTTCTTGATATTCACAGCGACGAGGTCGGAAAGCGGCCGCCTAGGTTGTTGGCTTCCGAGCCCGGCTTCAACGATTTCGAAATCAACGGAAAACCGATTTCGTTCGAGGGTCTATTCGAGAAGATTGAAACGAGGGTCGCGCCGGTCCTGAAGCGGATCATTGCCACACGCAGCTTAGCCGGGTTGTCTCCAAGGGAGCGCAGCCACGTTGCGCGGTTCGTCGCAGTGCAGAGCTTCCGCACCAAAGCATTTTTTGAAGGGCTAACGAACAAGCCTTTGCGGGCTGACTTCGGTAAGACCTTAAAGATGATGTGGTTCAGCGCGGCAGTGACGGCCAAGCAAATTGCGGAGCGCTATTGGGCGCTGATGGTTATCGAAGGCGCCGAGGCATTCTATCTTGGCGATCATCCCGTCGTGCTTCAGCGAACGCATGACATGCGGGACGGCAGCAACCTTGGATTCGACGTTGAAGGCGTGGAGGCATTCGTCCCACTCTCGCCAAAGTGCGCATTGTGGATGCCTTGTCCGGCGACAGGGCAGGACATCATAGCGCGCTACTTAGCAGCAATACGTCTGCACCGCACTATTCGGCGGACCGTCTTAGCCGGCGTATCCGGTGGGGCCTCTGAGTTGCATGTTGCACAGACGGTCATCCGCGGCACTCATCACATTTACAAAGCCTTTACTGAAGGCGCTCCCATCACAGCCGAGCCGGCTAACGTGGAGAACCTAAACTATCTCCAATGTAGCTGGGCTCACAGCAAGGTGTTTTCGCACCGAAAGGACTTCGCTTTCGCGCGCTACGTCTTCATTAGGACGCCCCAGTATCGCGATCTTGTGCGTACCTCGCTGTTAGAAAAAGGCCGTATCCTTGTGCCGGACAACCAAGACTTTTGAGCCGCAAAAAACGGACAGGCCCCTTCTAGCGCACGGATGAAAGCGCGTTCTTCGCGCCTGTGCGTAGTTCGAAGCAAGCCCGTCTCGGCCGCAACATGGGCCTTTGCCCGAATCCTAGGTCCTGCGCCCGTTGCAAGTGACACGCCTCACATCCACCTCGGGGTCTTCGCCCTAGTCTCCCCCTCACCAACGGGAGACCCAACAATGCGCAAGCTCATCCTGATCACGGTGATGGTGTTGGCTTCCGCGTCCGCGCAGGCCGGCGGCACGCGGAGCTTGTCGATGCGCGGGGGCGAGAGTTCGCCGGCTGTGGCGCCGGTTGCGGCCAAAGCGTCGGACAGGATTGCTCAGGCGCCGGTGGTCGAGCCGCCGCCGCAGCCGCCGGAAACGCCGAAATATGTCGAGCGACCGTCGGCAGTTGCCGCGCCGGCAACTGCGACGACGCCGGCTCCGCCGCCGCAAGCTCAGCCGGCCAAGGTTCAGTCATCATCGGCACGGAATGACGACTATTACGACGACGACAAGCCGTCCTATTCTCACGCATCCGGCAGCGGTCGCTATTCCGGACGCTGGACCGAAGGCCGCATCATCCGCGAATTGCATCGTCACGGGATTTACTGGTGACGCCGAAAGGGACTGTGCTCCCTTGTCGGGCGAGGGTCCATGCGATTTCGGAATATTGGAATAGTGCCGCTGAGTTGCCCGACGTGTCAAGTCACCATCTCGAACGTGTCACCATCTCGAAAGCCGGCAGCCACCGGCTCCTTTGCATGGGGTTGTTTTCGCCATTTTGGCCATGCGTCGTGCCGCAAGCGGGACGCCGGACCGAGGGCCGCGTCATCCGCGAGCTGCATCGCGACTGGATTGACTGCTGACGCTTACAGGCTTGCGCCGTCCAAGATTGAAGGCCCGCGTCGTCAACTCGACCGTCGCGACACGGGCCGAGGCCGACCAGCGTCCCGTGCTGAGTGGTTAGCGGGGCCGTCCTCGCGCGAGGCTGTAGCAGCTGACACTTTTTGATTGTACCGGCATGCTACGGGGAATCGTCCCGCTGCATGAATAGCGGCTATGCGATGCGCCGCGAATCATAACGCACGTTAGAAAGATGTGAGGCGATGCGTCGCAGGTTCTTCGTCATGCGATCATTGTCGCGTCGATCCGTTCGCAAAACGAAAGCGCTCCTGGATCAGATCCAGGAGCGCTTTGTGTTCAGCTTGTCAGTTCCGCGAATTGGCGCGGCTACTGCGCGACGGTCTGGATCACGGAGCTCACCGGGCGGGACGGTGCGCTCGAGACCTTTTCGGTCTTGGCCATCATCGCGTCGTATTCGGGCAGCGTCTCGATCTGGGTCTTCGGCTTCATCCAGACCACCTTGTAGCCGCCGGCCTTCAACAGGCGCAGCAAGGTCGGCAGCGCCTGCGCGGTGTGCTTCTGGAGGTCGTGCATCAGGATGATGCCCTTGTGGTCCTGCGCCTTGTCGAGCCCGGTCATCACGTTCTTGATCACCTCGTCCGAGCTCTTGGACTTGAAGTCGTTGGAATCGACGTCGACCGAGAACATCGCGATGTTGCGGCTGCCGAGATAGGCCGTCGTCGCCGGCGTGTGCACCAGCGCCGGGAAGCGGAAGAACGGGGCCGGATCGGCGCCGAGCGCGACCTTGACGGCGCTGAAGCCCTTCTCGATCTCGTCCTTGGCCATCTGCTCGGTCATCTTCTTGCCGCCGAGATGGGCGTGCGACCAGGTGTGGGCGCCGATGGTGTGGCCGGCGGCCATCACCTGGCGGAGGATGTCCGGGTGATAGGTAGTGTGCAGGCCGATCGGGAAAAACACCGCCTTGGTGCATTCGTCGGCCAGCGCCTTCAGCACCGCGGGCGTGGTCGGCCACGGGCCGTCGTCGAAGGTCAGCACGATCTCGTGGTCGGTGAGGAAGTCGAACTGCTTGTATTGCAGGAAGCCGAAACCAGGTCCGCCGGTGGTGTCGACCACGACGGTGCGGCTGATGCCGAGCGCGTCGGGATTGGCGCATTTAGGCGCGGCGGCGGCGATCGGGGCGGGCATCGGTGCCGGAGCGGCGGCCGGGGTCGGCGCGGCGGCTGCCGCCGGCGTGGCATCGGCACGCTTCGACAGCGCTGCCGTCGTCTGCACGTCGTCCTTCGCGGCCGCCTTGGCCGCGTCGGGAAGCGGATCGGCGGCGCGGGCCGCCATGGTTTGGGGAGCGGTGGCGTCGGCGCGCGGGGAGGAGGTCCAGAACCACACTCCGGCAATCACGACCGCCATGACGACACTGGCCAGCATCAGGCCCAACGGATTACGCATCGCTACACAACTCTCTTGGAACTTAAGGGAACGCCACAGCTGTAACGAGGAATTAGTGCCAACAAGGTCTTAACGCGGTCCCAACAACGCGCCGGGAGGCCAAGAAAAAGCGCGGCTTACGCTTGCGTGACGTCCATCACAGCCGGGCGGCGCGCGTCCGGGCAAGATCGGTCCATTAAACAACGGGCCCGCGATTGGCGCGGTGCCGATGGGAGCCGATCATGACCAACACGTTCAAAAGCCAGATTGCCAAGGCCAGCGTCGCGCTGGCGTTTGCCGCGGCCGTGTCCGCGCTGTCCTCGACCGCAAGCTTCGCGTTCAGCGCTGAAGCGCAGCAGATGTGCACGGGCGATGCGTTCCGCCTGTGCAGCGCCGAGATCCCGAACATCCCGAAGATCACGGCCTGCATGATCAAGCATCGGTCCCAGCTCAGCAGCGGCTGCCGGGTCGTGATGGACCGCGATCTCGCGGCGAAAAAGGTCGCCGCCGAATAATGCACTGCACCAATCGCCGGCGTGCCTGCGGCGACGAGACGCAGGCCAATTCCGGGTCCGGCGCGGGCGGAACCAGCCGTCCGCTCGGCCGTTTCAAGCTTCTTCCGCACGCCGAAAGCGGTATAAGACCGGCGTCGCATTCATTAGAGGCTTTGAGATGACCCGCATCCTGTTCGCCGCCGTTTCGCTGATTCTCCTCACGTCGGGCGCATCGGCGCAGCAACAGCAGGAGCGCTCGGCCTGCACCCGCGATGCCCAGCGGCACTGCCGCCCGGTTCTCAATGACGGCGATGGCGCCGTCCTGGCCTGCCTGCAGCAGCATCGCGGCCAGCTGAGCAAGGGTTGCCAGAAGACGCTGACCGAACACGGGCAGTAGGTTTCTCTCCACCGTCATTCTAGGCTCGCGCTTCGCGCGCCCCGGAATGACGACGGAGCGTTACGTACTGCTCCCCGCCGCAGTCGCCACCACCGGAAGCACCTCATTCGCGGCGCGGTCCGGCGTCTCCTCCTTCCAGCGCACCGAGCCGAACGGCCGCTCCAGCATCCGGCGCACCCGGATCGGCTCCGGGCCGATGTGGAAGTCGGCCGCCTTCTGGTGCAATTCGCGTTCGATCTGGGTGGCGCGGTTGCGCTGGCGCAGGAAGTCGAGCCAGGTCGGGCAGTGGTAGCGCTCGGTCCACAATTCGGGATCGGCGATGTCGCGCGCGAGCGACCAGCCATAGGCGCCGTTGCGCTGGCGCGAGAGCTGCACATCCTGCATCACATTGTGGAAGGCGCGGGCATCGTCCTGCGTCACCCGGTATTCGATCTCCACCACCAGCGGGCCACTGCGGCCGGTGAGCTGCAGCCGCACCTCGGGATCGGCCAGCGCCTCGGCGGCTTCGTTGCGCGCGCCGATCGGCGGCATCCGGAGCCAGATGCCGAGCAGCGGCGACACGAACATCAGTGCGGCGGAGATCAACAGCGCGGTCTCGACGCCGGCCGCGTCGGTGATGCGGCCCCAGCCCCAGCTGCCGATCGCAATGCCGCCGGCGATCGCGGCCTGGAACGCGGCGAGCGAGCGGCCCGCCACCCAGCGCGGCGCCGAGAGCTGCACGCCGATATTGAACAGTGCCACTGCGAGCATCCATGCCGCACCGGCGACAACCAGCGCAGCGGCCGTGATCACCGGCTCCTTGCTCAGGGCGACGCCGGCGATCGCGCCGCCCATCGCCAGCGCGCAGGCGCGGATCGCGGCTTCGCCACTGAGCCGGCTTCTGATCTCGCTGATGTTCAGCGCGCCGACCACCGCGCCCATGCCGAAGGCGCCGAGCATGATGCCGTAGGTCTGCGCGCCGCCATGCAAGAGGTCGCGGGCCACCAGCGGCATCAATGCCGAGACCGAGCCGCCGATGATGCCGGTCACCAGCGTGCGGGTCAGCACGATCTTGATCGACGGCGAATTGGTGATGTAGCGCACGCCGGAGACGATGGCGCGGTTCAGCCGCTCGCGCGGCAGCCGCGACGGTTCGCTGATCCGATTCCACAGGAACAGCACCACGAGCAGCGGCAGATACAGCACCGTGTTGGCCCCGAACGCCGCGACCGCGCCGGCGGATGCGACCACGATGCCGCCGATCGCCGGCCCGAAGCTGCGCGCGATGTTGTAGCTGATGCCGTTGAGCGCCACCGCTGCCGGCAGCGTCTCCGCCGGCACCTGCTCGCTGACCGAGGATTGCCAGGCCGGGCCGAACAGCGCCATGCCGCTGCCGACCACGAAGCACAGCGCCAGCAGGATGTTCGGCGTCACCAGATGCAGCCAGGCCAGCACCGTCAGCGTGGTGGCGCCGGACAGCGCGATCGTGAGCGACACCAGCGCGACGATGCGGCGGTCATGCATGTCGGCGATGGCGCCGGCCGGCATCGAGATCAGCATCACCGGCAGCATCAGGGCGGTCTGCACCAGCGCGACCTTGTCGGCCTCCGGAGTCATCTGCGTCATCGCCCAGGCGGCGCCGACACCCTGGATCAGGATGCCGAGGTTGGAGAGCAGGCTGGCGAGCCAGATTCGCCGGAAAATCGAATGTTTCAGCGGGGCAGTGATACTGTCGGCGCGTCCAGGCGGTTCGGTCATATCCGGTTCCGTTGGGCCTGCTATGGCTGGGTGATGATTCCGGCTACATCAACTGATGCCCGCGAACGGCGGGTGCTGTCCAGCAATACGGCGCCTTTGGCCGCCGTAGGACACAGCTAAAGCACTGAAAGGTTTGGGGAAGGAAACTCATGACGCTGTCGCGGCGGACGATCTTGCAAGGAGCCGGCGCCCTGTCCTTGCTGGCGGGGCGCTGGGGCGCCCCGGCCATGGCGCAGACCGCATCCGCTGCGCCGGCCGGCGACATCTCGCCGATCCTGTTCGTGCACGGCAATGGCGACCACGCGGCGCTCTGGGTGACGACGATCTGGCGGATGGAATCGAACGGCGTGCCGCGCGACCGGCTGTTCGCGATCAACTTCACCGACCCGCTGGCGTGCACTGACGACAAGGTCGAGCAGGCTAACCGCTCCTCGACCGAAGACGCGCGCCGCGAGCTCAGCGAAGCGATTGCGCAATTGAAGCAGCGGACCGGCGCGGCCCGGATCGCGCTGGTCGGCAATTCGCGCGGCGGCAATGCGATCCGCAATTACGTCAAGAACGGTGGTGGCGGCGATGTCAGCCATGCCGTGCTGTGCGGCACGCCCAATCACGGCGTTTATGCCTGGGACGAAGGGCTCGGCAACGAGTTCAACGGCCGCGGCCCGTTCCTGCGCGGCCTCAATGACGGCGACAGCGAGGTCACGGTAGGCACCGCCTTCCTCACGCTGCGCAGTGACGGGCTCGACAAATACGCGCAAGCCGACGGCCGCTTCGTCGGCAAGCCGGGCATGCCGACCAACATCACGGCCGAAGGTCCGGCGCTGAAGGGCGCCACCAATCTGGTGATCGGCGCCGTCGATCACCGCGAGACCGCGTTTCATCCGCGCGCGTTCCGCGAGATCTACAAGTTCATCGCCGGGCGCGAGCCGTCGCGGATCGCGATCGTGCCCGAGACGACCGTGAAGCTGAGCGGCCTCGTCACCGGCATGCCGGGTGGCGTGCCGACCAATCGCCCGGTGTCGGGCGCATCGGTCGATGTCTATCGCGTCTCGCCGGAGAGCGGCGAGCGCATCGGCGAGCGGATTCACGGCTCGCAGACCGGCGCCGATGGCCGCTGGGGACCGGCGCAGGTCGATCCGTCCTGGCCGCTCGAGATCGTGCTGACGTCGCCGGGATGGATGACGACGCATTTCTATCGCTCGCCCTTCCCGCGCTCGTCCGACATCGTGCACCTGCGTCCGACGCGGCCCTTGGCCCTGGCCGATGCGCCCGGCTCGGGTGCGGTCGTCCTGATGTCGCGGCCGCGCGGCTATTTCGGCCTGCCGCGCGATGTCGTGCTGCTCGACGGCAAGGAGCCGACCGACGTGAAGCCGGGCGTGCCGACGGACGCCCTCACGACCTTGCAGCTTCCAGCTACGGAGATCGGCCGCCCCGTGGTCGCGATCTTCAACCAGGAGCGGATCGTGGCGCGGGCCTGGCCGCAGTCGGAGAACCGGATTGCGGTCGCCGAGCTGACTTATTAGCTGTTGTTGGAGCCGCGCGCCTTCATGGCGCCGGGATCGGGTGGCCGGGTCGGGCACGAGCACATCAGGACAAAGCGAGGACCATGAGTATCGCCGAAGTCTACGACATCACGGTCTCGCAGCGGCCCCTGGTGCCGCCAACCCCGCCGCGGGCGCCCGACGACATGACCGCCTTCGGGCGGATGCGGGCGATGCGCCACTCGCCGATCGAGACCTGGGGCCGCCGCGCCTACGAGGAAGACATCATCCAGGGCCGCTTCCTCGGCCGCTCCAGCTTCATCCTCAATACGCCGGATGCGATCCGGCATGTGCTGGTCGACAATTACGAGAATTACACCCGCACGCCCGCCGGCATCCGCGTGCTGCGACCGATGCTCGGCGAAGGGCTGCTGATCTCGGAGGGCCGCGCCTGGAAGCATCAGCGCCGTACGCTGGCGCCGGCGTTCACGCCGCGTGCGGTGGGGACGCTCACGCCCTACATGATCACGGCGATCGACGAGACCATCGCCAAGCTGAAAGCCGCAAGCGGCGATGCGATCGATCTGCGCGAGGCGATGCAGCGCATGACGCTCGAGATCGCCGGCCGCACCATGTTCTCGTTCGGCATGGACCGCCACGGCGCCGCGTTGCGCGACTTCGTGGTGGAGTATGGCGAGACGCTGGCGCGGCCGAGCATGCTGGACCTCGTGCTGCCGCTCGGATGGCCGACCCCGCACGATTTCCGCCGCGCCCGCTTCCGCAAGCGCTGGACCGCCTTCATCGGCCAGCTGATGGCCGAGCGCCGCGCCGCCGGCAAGGACGACAACGCGCCGG from Bradyrhizobium genosp. L includes:
- a CDS encoding cytochrome P450; this translates as MSIAEVYDITVSQRPLVPPTPPRAPDDMTAFGRMRAMRHSPIETWGRRAYEEDIIQGRFLGRSSFILNTPDAIRHVLVDNYENYTRTPAGIRVLRPMLGEGLLISEGRAWKHQRRTLAPAFTPRAVGTLTPYMITAIDETIAKLKAASGDAIDLREAMQRMTLEIAGRTMFSFGMDRHGAALRDFVVEYGETLARPSMLDLVLPLGWPTPHDFRRARFRKRWTAFIGQLMAERRAAGKDDNAPARDLFDLMGAARDPETGAVFTDAQLGDQVATMILAGHETTATALFWALYLLALDPATQEQVAAEVRSVGAAGALDIERLKFTRAVIDETMRLYPPAFLIARAAAGPDTIANRPVRKSDVILIAPWLLHRHEKLWRDPNAFVPERFMTGTPPDRFAYLPFGVGARVCIGAHFALVEATLALARIIGAFRVALADRDPVIPIGVVTTQPNRSPVFAIKSR
- a CDS encoding DUF4238 domain-containing protein; protein product: MSDENQHWVPKLLLKNFADEDGRVYFLDIHSDEVGKRPPRLLASEPGFNDFEINGKPISFEGLFEKIETRVAPVLKRIIATRSLAGLSPRERSHVARFVAVQSFRTKAFFEGLTNKPLRADFGKTLKMMWFSAAVTAKQIAERYWALMVIEGAEAFYLGDHPVVLQRTHDMRDGSNLGFDVEGVEAFVPLSPKCALWMPCPATGQDIIARYLAAIRLHRTIRRTVLAGVSGGASELHVAQTVIRGTHHIYKAFTEGAPITAEPANVENLNYLQCSWAHSKVFSHRKDFAFARYVFIRTPQYRDLVRTSLLEKGRILVPDNQDF
- a CDS encoding MFS transporter, which produces MTEPPGRADSITAPLKHSIFRRIWLASLLSNLGILIQGVGAAWAMTQMTPEADKVALVQTALMLPVMLISMPAGAIADMHDRRIVALVSLTIALSGATTLTVLAWLHLVTPNILLALCFVVGSGMALFGPAWQSSVSEQVPAETLPAAVALNGISYNIARSFGPAIGGIVVASAGAVAAFGANTVLYLPLLVVLFLWNRISEPSRLPRERLNRAIVSGVRYITNSPSIKIVLTRTLVTGIIGGSVSALMPLVARDLLHGGAQTYGIMLGAFGMGAVVGALNISEIRSRLSGEAAIRACALAMGGAIAGVALSKEPVITAAALVVAGAAWMLAVALFNIGVQLSAPRWVAGRSLAAFQAAIAGGIAIGSWGWGRITDAAGVETALLISAALMFVSPLLGIWLRMPPIGARNEAAEALADPEVRLQLTGRSGPLVVEIEYRVTQDDARAFHNVMQDVQLSRQRNGAYGWSLARDIADPELWTERYHCPTWLDFLRQRNRATQIERELHQKAADFHIGPEPIRVRRMLERPFGSVRWKEETPDRAANEVLPVVATAAGSST
- a CDS encoding hydrolase, with product MTLSRRTILQGAGALSLLAGRWGAPAMAQTASAAPAGDISPILFVHGNGDHAALWVTTIWRMESNGVPRDRLFAINFTDPLACTDDKVEQANRSSTEDARRELSEAIAQLKQRTGAARIALVGNSRGGNAIRNYVKNGGGGDVSHAVLCGTPNHGVYAWDEGLGNEFNGRGPFLRGLNDGDSEVTVGTAFLTLRSDGLDKYAQADGRFVGKPGMPTNITAEGPALKGATNLVIGAVDHRETAFHPRAFREIYKFIAGREPSRIAIVPETTVKLSGLVTGMPGGVPTNRPVSGASVDVYRVSPESGERIGERIHGSQTGADGRWGPAQVDPSWPLEIVLTSPGWMTTHFYRSPFPRSSDIVHLRPTRPLALADAPGSGAVVLMSRPRGYFGLPRDVVLLDGKEPTDVKPGVPTDALTTLQLPATEIGRPVVAIFNQERIVARAWPQSENRIAVAELTY
- a CDS encoding polysaccharide deacetylase family protein translates to MRNPLGLMLASVVMAVVIAGVWFWTSSPRADATAPQTMAARAADPLPDAAKAAAKDDVQTTAALSKRADATPAAAAAPTPAAAPAPMPAPIAAAAPKCANPDALGISRTVVVDTTGGPGFGFLQYKQFDFLTDHEIVLTFDDGPWPTTPAVLKALADECTKAVFFPIGLHTTYHPDILRQVMAAGHTIGAHTWSHAHLGGKKMTEQMAKDEIEKGFSAVKVALGADPAPFFRFPALVHTPATTAYLGSRNIAMFSVDVDSNDFKSKSSDEVIKNVMTGLDKAQDHKGIILMHDLQKHTAQALPTLLRLLKAGGYKVVWMKPKTQIETLPEYDAMMAKTEKVSSAPSRPVSSVIQTVAQ
- a CDS encoding cysteine rich repeat-containing protein; translation: MTRILFAAVSLILLTSGASAQQQQERSACTRDAQRHCRPVLNDGDGAVLACLQQHRGQLSKGCQKTLTEHGQ